Proteins encoded together in one Chitinophaga varians window:
- a CDS encoding SGNH/GDSL hydrolase family protein yields the protein MENKTMLSLMLLLVCCSSLFAQSPALVYQDAMDFPVIGKYHQEHNYNRLPAKYEKTVRPAVWSLSRNSAGIAVRFRTNATTIGARWKVLNNNSMNHMTATGIRGLDLYALVNNKWQFVNSAIPENGFNSERTILKKGDSTWREYVLFLPLYDGVDSLSIGVNAGAVLEKPQQSLLPDKKPIVYYGSSIAQGGCATRPGMAYTNILVRQLQRPIVNFGFSGNGMFETAVGEAICETDPSLIVIDCNPNTSPELIHERAVKLVQQIRACKPQTKILLVENYMYEHGYFEKDVHDIVFRKRAELKKACDDLLKAGVKNLYYLPGDGFLGDDHEGTVDGVHPTDVGMERFAAHILPTLRKLTKDQ from the coding sequence GCAGCAGCCTCTTTGCACAATCACCCGCCCTTGTTTACCAGGACGCAATGGACTTTCCCGTCATCGGTAAATACCACCAGGAACACAACTACAACCGGCTGCCAGCCAAATATGAGAAAACGGTCAGACCGGCCGTATGGTCGTTGAGCCGCAATTCCGCCGGCATCGCTGTCCGCTTCCGCACCAATGCAACTACCATCGGTGCCCGCTGGAAAGTGCTCAACAATAATTCCATGAACCATATGACCGCTACCGGTATCAGAGGGCTCGACCTCTACGCGCTGGTGAACAATAAATGGCAGTTCGTTAACAGCGCCATCCCGGAAAACGGCTTTAATTCTGAACGTACGATACTCAAAAAAGGCGACAGCACCTGGCGGGAATATGTGCTCTTCCTCCCGCTGTACGACGGCGTAGATTCCCTCTCCATCGGCGTCAACGCAGGCGCGGTGCTTGAAAAACCACAGCAGTCCCTGCTGCCGGACAAAAAGCCTATCGTATACTATGGCAGCAGTATCGCACAGGGTGGATGCGCTACCAGGCCAGGCATGGCTTATACCAACATACTCGTCCGCCAGCTGCAACGCCCCATCGTCAACTTCGGCTTCAGCGGCAACGGCATGTTTGAAACGGCTGTAGGCGAAGCCATCTGTGAAACAGATCCTTCGCTTATTGTCATCGATTGTAATCCGAATACTTCCCCGGAGCTGATACATGAACGAGCGGTGAAACTGGTACAGCAAATACGCGCCTGTAAACCGCAAACAAAGATATTGCTGGTGGAGAACTACATGTATGAACATGGTTATTTCGAAAAAGACGTGCATGACATCGTATTCCGCAAAAGAGCGGAACTGAAAAAGGCCTGTGACGACCTGCTGAAAGCCGGCGTTAAAAACCTTTATTACCTGCCCGGCGACGGCTTCCTCGGCGATGACCACGAAGGCACAGTGGATGGCGTACACCCCACCGATGTTGGCATGGAACGCTTCGCCGCACACATTCTTCCCACCCTGCGCAAACTCACGAAAGACCAATAA
- a CDS encoding DUF1682 domain-containing protein gives MKKMMIYLLATGVSVFAAIPTHANEASRHRHRTKEEKREARAERKEARAEKREERRTGMTMSNMNTTSPMPVNSYNTMWYPQAALPVMEDYIPSDILSNLKTTYGSDLYDVTSMKCNNGGDCYTVRVIKNGAVQTFVVNSDGNTVVQ, from the coding sequence ATGAAAAAGATGATGATTTATCTGTTAGCCACAGGAGTCAGCGTGTTTGCAGCGATTCCTACTCATGCCAATGAGGCAAGCCGTCACCGGCACAGGACCAAAGAAGAAAAACGGGAAGCCAGGGCCGAAAGGAAAGAAGCCAGAGCTGAAAAAAGAGAAGAAAGAAGAACAGGTATGACCATGTCCAACATGAATACCACCAGCCCCATGCCTGTCAATAGTTACAACACCATGTGGTACCCGCAGGCAGCATTGCCGGTAATGGAAGACTATATTCCTTCCGATATCCTGTCTAATCTGAAAACAACCTACGGCTCCGATCTGTATGATGTGACTTCCATGAAATGCAACAATGGTGGTGACTGTTATACTGTACGCGTGATTAAAAACGGCGCTGTACAAACATTTGTGGTCAATTCCGATGGTAATACTGTTGTGCAATAA
- a CDS encoding DUF1349 domain-containing protein: MKKKLFVLGSLVLAFFSALANPADSVRIKGIPYPCSWINTPQSFNVAADSLSITAAQGSDFYNYPGGNYNIATAPILAFKPDENFVLTAKIKVDFKKTYDGGAIYVMVDSTQYIKFLFENSHYGKLAVCSGVTNTYTDDSNNAVTGKNEVYFRLAKSGNMFGLFYSLEGKNWEAVRLVNFVPKAPIKIGFSSQSPLGDNCTSTFSEIVYTPGVFKDAKTGGM; encoded by the coding sequence GTGAAAAAGAAACTTTTTGTACTCGGTAGCCTGGTCCTGGCATTTTTCAGCGCTTTAGCCAACCCGGCAGACAGCGTCCGGATCAAAGGCATCCCCTATCCCTGTAGCTGGATCAACACACCGCAAAGCTTTAACGTCGCTGCTGACAGCCTCTCTATCACTGCTGCGCAAGGCTCCGATTTTTACAATTATCCCGGTGGCAACTACAACATCGCCACTGCTCCCATCCTGGCCTTTAAACCGGATGAAAATTTCGTGCTCACCGCTAAAATCAAAGTGGACTTCAAAAAAACGTACGACGGTGGCGCCATCTATGTAATGGTGGATTCTACCCAATACATCAAATTCCTCTTTGAAAACAGTCATTATGGTAAACTCGCAGTCTGCTCCGGCGTTACCAACACCTATACCGACGACAGCAACAACGCCGTTACCGGCAAAAACGAAGTGTATTTCCGGCTGGCCAAATCAGGTAACATGTTCGGACTCTTCTATTCTCTTGAAGGAAAAAACTGGGAAGCGGTACGACTCGTAAATTTTGTGCCCAAAGCACCGATTAAAATTGGGTTTTCATCCCAGTCGCCTTTGGGAGACAACTGCACCAGCACGTTCTCTGAGATTGTTTATACGCCGGGCGTATTTAAAGACGCCAAAACAGGAGGCATGTAA
- a CDS encoding S9 family peptidase, producing MKRGLILLLTGCMAAGAQDARAQQQLYTMAQATNGLRADLAPERLKQFEWIPGENAYTRAVIAGGQQVWVKYTVLGGKALPKTDTLLTLNTLSQQLSSKSPLRGLPALHWTDNAHAWFSIGNDLYNGAVQNGTMQFSKWCSLPSDAENVTVNPKSRSIAYTVKNNLFLRAADGQEQSITQDADINIVNGKSVHREEFGIDRGIFFSPNGDQVAFYRMDQRMVNDYPVVDWSVVPARANIIKYPMAGGKSHEVTLGIYQPSTRKTIFLKTTGEADHYLTCVTWAPDQQSVYVALLNRDQNHLWLNQYSATTGELIKTLFEETDPKYVHPSHPLTFVPGKPDQFIWWSDRDGYTHLYLYNTNGQLLKQLTKGNWVVNELQGFHAAGNEVIITAAKESPMEKHAYAVNLKSAALRRLDQAAGWHDIQVSSNGEYVLDSYSSKDVPSSAVITGLNGKYTETVLQAADPLKNFKRPEIRQVTLKADDGTPLYGKLILPADFDSTRQYPVIVYLYNGPNVQLIKNTFPYSGNLWYEYMAQRGYIVFTMDGRGSANRGMAFEQATFRRLGTVEMNDQLQGVAWLKSLPYVNQQKLGVHGWSFGGFMTTSLMLRHPDVFKAAVAGGPVIDWSMYEVMYTERYMDTPQQNPEGYADSNLLTKTKNLKGHLMLIHGTNDDVVVWQHSINFLRACVDNGVQVDYFVYPGHLHNVLGKDRVHLMQKITDYFDAQLK from the coding sequence ATGAAAAGAGGACTGATATTGCTTTTGACTGGTTGCATGGCCGCCGGGGCACAAGACGCCCGTGCCCAGCAGCAGCTGTACACCATGGCACAGGCCACCAATGGACTTCGTGCGGACCTGGCGCCTGAAAGACTAAAACAATTTGAATGGATACCCGGCGAAAATGCCTACACCAGAGCAGTAATAGCCGGCGGACAGCAGGTTTGGGTGAAATATACCGTGTTGGGCGGCAAAGCCCTGCCTAAAACAGATACCCTGCTGACCCTGAACACCCTCAGCCAGCAGCTTTCGTCCAAAAGCCCTTTACGTGGTTTACCCGCGTTGCACTGGACAGACAATGCCCACGCCTGGTTCAGCATCGGCAATGACCTGTATAACGGTGCTGTTCAAAACGGTACCATGCAGTTCAGCAAGTGGTGTTCCCTGCCTTCAGACGCAGAGAATGTAACGGTCAACCCTAAAAGCCGTTCCATTGCCTATACAGTGAAAAATAATCTCTTCCTGCGTGCCGCCGATGGCCAGGAACAATCCATCACACAGGATGCTGACATCAATATCGTGAATGGCAAAAGCGTTCACAGAGAGGAGTTCGGCATCGACAGAGGTATTTTCTTTTCTCCTAATGGCGACCAGGTGGCTTTCTACCGGATGGACCAGCGCATGGTGAACGACTACCCGGTCGTAGACTGGTCTGTAGTGCCTGCCCGTGCCAATATCATCAAATATCCCATGGCCGGTGGCAAATCACACGAGGTAACACTGGGCATTTATCAGCCATCTACCCGCAAAACCATCTTCCTGAAAACAACCGGAGAAGCAGATCATTACCTGACCTGCGTTACCTGGGCGCCTGATCAGCAGTCTGTTTACGTGGCGTTGCTCAACAGGGACCAGAACCACCTGTGGCTCAACCAGTACAGCGCCACTACCGGAGAACTCATCAAAACACTTTTTGAAGAAACAGATCCCAAATACGTGCATCCGTCGCATCCGCTCACTTTTGTGCCCGGCAAACCTGACCAGTTTATCTGGTGGAGTGACCGTGACGGCTATACGCACTTGTACCTGTACAATACCAACGGGCAGTTGCTAAAACAACTCACCAAAGGGAACTGGGTCGTAAATGAATTACAGGGTTTTCATGCCGCCGGCAATGAAGTGATCATCACAGCCGCGAAAGAAAGCCCGATGGAAAAACATGCCTATGCCGTAAACCTGAAGAGCGCTGCCCTGCGCCGCCTTGACCAGGCGGCCGGCTGGCACGATATCCAGGTGAGCAGCAATGGTGAGTATGTATTGGACAGTTACAGTTCCAAAGACGTGCCTTCTTCCGCCGTCATCACGGGCCTGAACGGTAAATACACCGAAACCGTTCTGCAAGCCGCAGATCCCCTGAAAAATTTCAAACGGCCGGAAATCAGGCAGGTAACGCTGAAAGCGGACGATGGCACCCCGCTGTATGGTAAGCTCATATTGCCGGCGGACTTCGACAGTACCCGTCAATATCCGGTGATCGTATACCTGTACAACGGGCCTAATGTGCAACTGATCAAAAATACTTTCCCCTACAGCGGAAACCTCTGGTACGAGTACATGGCACAACGTGGATACATTGTATTTACGATGGATGGCCGTGGCAGCGCCAACAGGGGCATGGCTTTCGAACAGGCCACCTTCCGCCGGCTGGGCACTGTGGAAATGAATGATCAGCTCCAGGGTGTTGCCTGGCTGAAATCACTGCCTTATGTGAATCAGCAGAAATTGGGCGTACATGGCTGGAGCTTCGGTGGTTTTATGACCACTTCGCTGATGTTGCGTCATCCGGACGTGTTCAAGGCAGCAGTGGCCGGCGGCCCGGTGATCGACTGGAGCATGTATGAAGTGATGTACACCGAACGTTATATGGACACGCCACAGCAGAATCCCGAAGGGTATGCCGATTCCAACCTGCTTACCAAAACCAAAAACCTGAAAGGCCATCTGATGCTGATACACGGCACCAACGATGACGTAGTGGTATGGCAACATTCCATCAATTTCCTGAGGGCCTGCGTGGATAACGGCGTACAGGTGGATTACTTTGTGTATCCCGGTCACCTGCATAATGTACTGGGCAAAGACAGGGTACACCTGATGCAGAAAATCACTGATTATTTCGACGCACAGCTGAAATAA
- a CDS encoding dihydroorotase codes for MHILLKNVKVIAPSSPFHGQQKDISIQNGIIQQVGDHLEDARATVISGENLHVSAGWMDIFAHFCDPGLEHKEDLYTGVKAAATGGYTTVMVVPNTQPALHTKPQIEYVLSKTRHAAATVLPIGAVTKNLEGSSLAEMYEMQQTGAVAFSDGLKPVQSPGLLLKALQYIKAFDGTLIQLPDDQSISAHGLMHEGIYSTQLGMPGKPALAEELIIQRDLELAKYTDSRIHITGVSTRKSIELIAAAKADGIKVTCSVTPYHLSLTDAQLVNYDANLKVNPPLRTADDVKAIQEAIVHGTVDCFATHHVPHEWDAKTVEFEYAKNGMIGLESSFGVIRQYLPQLPLEQHIAMLTEKPRAIFKQPQPVVQEGAAANLTIFDPAADWEFTTAHIASRSKNSAYIGSSLKGRVIATVNGPVFHINK; via the coding sequence ATGCACATACTACTCAAAAACGTAAAGGTAATAGCACCTTCCTCCCCCTTTCACGGGCAGCAAAAAGACATTTCCATACAGAACGGTATCATCCAACAGGTGGGCGACCACCTGGAAGATGCACGGGCAACGGTCATCTCCGGAGAGAACCTGCACGTGTCTGCGGGCTGGATGGACATTTTCGCCCATTTCTGCGATCCCGGGCTGGAACACAAGGAAGATCTGTATACCGGCGTAAAAGCTGCGGCCACCGGCGGTTACACCACTGTCATGGTGGTGCCCAACACCCAGCCGGCCCTGCATACCAAGCCGCAAATCGAGTACGTACTGAGCAAAACCCGCCATGCCGCCGCCACAGTGCTGCCCATTGGCGCCGTTACCAAAAACCTCGAAGGCTCCAGCCTCGCTGAAATGTATGAAATGCAGCAAACCGGCGCCGTGGCTTTCTCCGACGGACTTAAACCGGTACAGTCGCCCGGCCTGCTGCTCAAAGCCTTACAATACATCAAGGCTTTCGACGGCACACTGATACAGCTGCCAGACGATCAGAGCATCTCCGCCCACGGACTTATGCACGAAGGCATTTATTCCACCCAGCTGGGCATGCCCGGCAAACCGGCGCTGGCAGAGGAGCTGATCATACAACGTGACCTGGAACTGGCCAAATACACAGACTCCCGCATTCATATCACGGGCGTAAGCACCCGCAAATCCATAGAACTGATAGCCGCCGCCAAAGCAGATGGCATCAAGGTGACCTGCTCGGTTACCCCCTACCACCTGTCGCTCACCGATGCGCAACTGGTCAACTATGACGCTAACCTGAAGGTAAATCCGCCGCTGCGCACCGCAGATGATGTGAAAGCCATACAGGAAGCCATTGTGCATGGCACCGTAGATTGTTTTGCCACCCACCACGTGCCACACGAGTGGGACGCCAAAACTGTCGAGTTTGAATATGCGAAAAACGGCATGATAGGCCTGGAGAGCAGCTTCGGCGTCATTCGTCAGTACCTGCCGCAACTCCCGCTGGAACAACACATTGCTATGCTGACAGAAAAACCGCGCGCCATCTTCAAACAGCCGCAACCCGTGGTACAGGAAGGCGCCGCCGCCAACCTCACCATCTTTGACCCGGCAGCTGATTGGGAATTCACCACCGCCCACATCGCCTCCAGATCAAAAAATTCGGCTTATATTGGCAGCTCACTGAAAGGCAGGGTTATTGCGACAGTGAATGGTCCTGTTTTTCACATCAACAAATAA
- a CDS encoding DUF4199 domain-containing protein, with the protein MQESPNPGVKWGFIAGAVLILLNVATWKAGPQVLFSFWNSISQLVLLIIFAVLAGRERKKQVGKYIGFKTVIRPVYTTFVLSMLMVTVYQFVLYKYIDPSLSAALKADTLVSTERTMRYLKAPQDIIDQQLEGIKAADFSVSIAKSFLDYLKVLIFYFGIAAIVSLFLRKKAPEQQHS; encoded by the coding sequence ATGCAAGAATCTCCTAATCCCGGCGTGAAATGGGGTTTCATCGCCGGAGCTGTTCTTATTTTGTTGAATGTGGCGACCTGGAAGGCAGGTCCTCAGGTGCTGTTTTCCTTCTGGAACAGCATCAGCCAGCTGGTATTGCTCATCATTTTCGCCGTACTGGCCGGAAGAGAACGCAAAAAACAGGTAGGAAAATACATTGGATTTAAAACCGTTATCAGACCTGTATACACAACTTTTGTCCTCAGCATGTTAATGGTAACAGTGTACCAGTTTGTATTATATAAGTACATTGATCCGTCATTGTCCGCCGCACTGAAGGCCGATACGCTTGTTTCTACAGAACGTACCATGCGGTATTTAAAGGCGCCTCAGGATATCATCGACCAGCAGCTGGAAGGTATTAAAGCGGCTGATTTTTCTGTAAGCATCGCCAAATCATTTCTTGATTATTTGAAAGTGCTTATTTTCTATTTCGGCATTGCTGCCATCGTATCGCTTTTCCTGCGCAAAAAAGCGCCGGAGCAACAACACTCATAA
- a CDS encoding glycosyltransferase family 2 protein codes for MNISVIVPLKNEEESLPELAAWIDRVMQEHRFTYEVWMVDDGSTDGSWEVIQQLAMANPCIKGIKFQRNYGKSAALNEGFNAAQGDVVITMDADLQDSPDEIPELYRMIVEDGYDLVSGWKKKRYDNAFTKNLPSKLYNYTTTRMSGVRLHDMNCGLKSYRKKVVKSIEVYGEMHRYIPVIAKWNGFRNIGEKVVEHRARKYGVSKFGLERFINGFLDLASIMFIGKFGKRPMHLFGALGTLFFFFGFVIAFYLAFAKIFYDQYNMTDRPIFFLALLFMIIGSQLFLTGFIGELVTRNAPERNSYLVEARMDKSIN; via the coding sequence ATGAACATATCCGTAATCGTTCCTTTAAAAAACGAAGAAGAATCACTTCCTGAACTGGCCGCCTGGATCGACCGGGTAATGCAGGAGCACCGTTTCACCTACGAAGTATGGATGGTGGACGATGGCAGTACTGATGGCTCCTGGGAAGTGATCCAGCAACTGGCCATGGCCAACCCCTGCATCAAAGGCATCAAGTTCCAGCGCAACTATGGTAAATCCGCCGCTCTCAACGAAGGCTTTAACGCCGCCCAGGGCGACGTGGTGATCACCATGGACGCCGATCTGCAGGACAGCCCGGATGAAATTCCGGAACTGTACCGCATGATCGTGGAAGATGGATACGATCTGGTCAGCGGCTGGAAAAAGAAACGTTACGATAATGCTTTCACGAAAAACCTGCCGTCCAAATTATACAACTACACCACTACCCGCATGAGCGGTGTCAGGTTGCATGATATGAACTGCGGGCTCAAATCCTACCGCAAAAAAGTGGTGAAATCCATCGAAGTATATGGCGAAATGCACCGGTACATCCCCGTCATAGCCAAATGGAACGGCTTCCGCAACATCGGTGAAAAAGTGGTGGAACACCGCGCCCGTAAATACGGCGTCAGCAAATTCGGACTGGAACGTTTTATCAACGGTTTCCTCGACCTGGCATCCATCATGTTCATCGGTAAGTTCGGCAAACGCCCCATGCACCTCTTTGGCGCATTGGGCACCCTGTTCTTTTTCTTCGGTTTTGTGATCGCCTTTTACCTTGCCTTCGCAAAAATTTTCTACGACCAGTATAACATGACGGACAGACCGATCTTCTTTCTGGCACTGCTCTTTATGATCATCGGTTCCCAACTGTTCCTGACCGGGTTTATCGGTGAACTGGTTACCCGTAACGCTCCCGAAAGGAATAGCTACCTCGTGGAGGCAAGAATGGACAAATCAATCAACTAA
- a CDS encoding glycosyltransferase: MANTKKKILILGTAYPFRGGLAAYNERLAEELQLTDDVEIFTFTVQYPGFLFPGKSQYSTDPPPQHLRIKRLINSVNPLNWLIVGRKIRKMKPDIIITKYWLPVMGPALGTLLRLGKRRNTKVIAVLDNVVPHEKRPGDVAFTKYFLKPVDAFIAMSQSVLDDLRVFEPTKKASLIPHPIYDNYGTPISKAAARQRLQLQPGKRYILFFGFIRQYKGLDLLLKAMADERMKKLDVHAIVAGEYYEDAAPYLQLLEELQLGDRVLMHTDFIPTEAVKNYFCAADLVVQPYKSATQSGISQIAYHFEKPMVVTRVGGLVEMVPDGVVGFQCDPEPAAIAAAIEKYFVDNREADMTAALQLEKQQYSWSRLAREIHTLAAS, translated from the coding sequence ATGGCCAACACCAAAAAGAAAATACTCATACTCGGTACAGCCTATCCCTTCCGGGGTGGGCTGGCTGCTTATAATGAAAGACTGGCGGAAGAGCTGCAGCTGACAGACGACGTGGAGATATTCACGTTCACCGTGCAATACCCCGGCTTTCTCTTCCCCGGTAAAAGCCAGTACTCTACCGACCCGCCGCCGCAACACCTGCGGATAAAACGGCTGATCAATTCCGTAAACCCGCTCAACTGGCTGATCGTTGGGCGCAAGATCCGGAAAATGAAACCCGATATCATCATCACCAAATACTGGTTGCCCGTGATGGGCCCGGCGCTGGGCACACTGCTCCGCCTGGGAAAACGCCGCAATACCAAAGTAATCGCGGTACTGGACAATGTGGTGCCACATGAAAAACGCCCCGGCGATGTGGCGTTCACCAAATATTTCCTGAAACCGGTAGATGCTTTTATCGCCATGAGCCAGTCGGTGCTCGATGATCTGCGGGTGTTTGAGCCCACCAAAAAGGCGTCGCTCATCCCCCACCCGATCTATGACAACTACGGCACACCCATTTCCAAAGCAGCAGCACGCCAACGGTTGCAACTGCAACCAGGCAAACGGTATATCCTGTTCTTCGGCTTTATCCGTCAGTACAAAGGCCTCGACCTGCTGCTGAAAGCGATGGCCGACGAGCGCATGAAAAAACTGGACGTTCATGCTATCGTGGCCGGCGAGTATTATGAAGATGCAGCCCCGTACCTGCAACTGCTGGAGGAACTGCAACTGGGCGACCGGGTGCTTATGCACACCGATTTTATTCCCACAGAAGCCGTAAAAAACTATTTCTGTGCAGCCGACCTGGTCGTACAACCCTATAAAAGCGCCACCCAGAGCGGCATCTCCCAGATCGCCTACCATTTCGAAAAACCGATGGTGGTCACCCGCGTGGGCGGCCTCGTGGAAATGGTGCCTGACGGCGTGGTAGGCTTCCAGTGCGATCCTGAACCAGCGGCCATCGCCGCGGCCATCGAAAAATATTTCGTCGACAACCGGGAAGCGGATATGACCGCTGCCCTGCAACTGGAAAAACAACAATACTCCTGGTCGCGCCTCGCCCGGGAAATTCATACATTAGCAGCATCCTGA
- a CDS encoding dehydrogenase, whose protein sequence is MIYRSKAPLRIGLAGGGTDVSPYSDLYGGAILNVTISLYARASIEPLSDGKIIFESADRKEQLSYDAVYPLPLDGKLDILKGVINRVQKDYGGLPSSGFRLTTYVDAPPGSGLGTSSTLVVAVLGAFAEWLKLPLGEYDMAHLAYSIEREDLQQAGGKQDQYAATFGGVNFMEFYGGDKVIVNPLRIKEVHLHELENNLVLFYTSTSRLSSTIISEQQKNVNDKKDDSIAAMHHLKEQAVMMKEALLRGSIDKIGEILNYGFEYKKQMAKGITNPQLDEIYEAARKAGASGGKISGAGGGGFMIFYCPKNTRFKVVDALNSFGGDVKRYTFTHHGIQTWSI, encoded by the coding sequence TTGATCTACAGAAGTAAAGCACCATTACGTATAGGCCTGGCCGGTGGAGGCACCGATGTAAGCCCTTATTCCGATCTGTATGGCGGCGCCATTCTCAACGTTACTATCTCGTTGTATGCCCGCGCTTCCATAGAACCATTGTCTGATGGAAAAATCATTTTTGAATCCGCCGACAGAAAAGAACAACTGAGTTACGACGCCGTATACCCGCTGCCGTTAGACGGCAAACTGGACATCCTCAAAGGCGTTATCAACAGAGTACAAAAAGACTATGGTGGCCTGCCCTCTTCCGGTTTCAGGCTCACCACCTACGTAGACGCTCCTCCCGGCTCCGGACTGGGCACCTCTTCCACCCTAGTAGTAGCTGTGCTCGGCGCCTTCGCCGAATGGCTTAAACTGCCATTGGGAGAATACGATATGGCACACCTCGCCTATTCCATTGAGCGGGAAGACCTGCAACAGGCCGGTGGCAAACAGGACCAATATGCGGCCACTTTCGGCGGCGTGAACTTCATGGAGTTCTATGGTGGCGATAAAGTGATCGTGAACCCGCTGCGTATCAAAGAAGTACATCTGCATGAGCTGGAAAACAATCTCGTATTGTTTTACACCTCCACCAGCAGGTTGTCTTCCACGATCATCTCCGAACAACAGAAAAACGTGAACGACAAAAAGGACGACTCCATTGCGGCCATGCACCACCTGAAGGAACAGGCCGTGATGATGAAAGAGGCCCTTTTGCGCGGCTCCATCGATAAAATAGGAGAAATCCTCAACTACGGTTTTGAATATAAAAAACAGATGGCCAAAGGTATCACCAACCCCCAGCTCGATGAGATCTACGAAGCGGCCCGCAAGGCAGGCGCCAGCGGCGGCAAAATCTCCGGTGCCGGAGGCGGTGGCTTTATGATCTTCTACTGCCCGAAAAACACCCGTTTTAAAGTGGTAGACGCCCTCAACAGCTTTGGCGGCGATGTAAAACGTTATACCTTCACACATCATGGTATTCAAACCTGGAGTATCTAA
- a CDS encoding SIS domain-containing protein, with amino-acid sequence MKTKIAQTIRESIAVKEAICQDERLLHTIQQVAEVIGLSLKQGHKVLFCGNGGSAADAQHLAAEFSGRFYKDREPLYAEALHCNTSYMTAVGNDYGYEHVYARMLRGMGQPGDVLVGLSTSGNSANILEAMKVAREKGMTIVSFTGATGGKMKDGSDYLINIPSTDTPRIQEAHITVGHIICEIVENNLFGE; translated from the coding sequence ATGAAAACAAAAATCGCCCAGACCATCCGTGAAAGCATTGCCGTGAAAGAGGCTATTTGTCAGGATGAAAGGCTGTTACATACTATTCAGCAGGTAGCCGAAGTGATCGGCCTCAGCCTGAAACAAGGCCACAAAGTGCTGTTCTGCGGCAACGGTGGCAGCGCTGCCGATGCACAGCACCTGGCCGCTGAATTCTCCGGCCGTTTTTATAAAGACCGTGAACCGCTTTATGCAGAAGCCCTGCATTGCAATACGTCTTATATGACCGCTGTAGGCAACGACTATGGCTATGAACATGTATATGCCCGCATGCTGCGCGGCATGGGCCAGCCCGGCGACGTGCTGGTAGGACTTTCCACCTCTGGCAACTCCGCCAATATCCTCGAAGCCATGAAAGTGGCGCGGGAAAAAGGCATGACGATAGTGAGCTTCACCGGCGCCACCGGCGGCAAAATGAAAGATGGCAGCGACTACCTGATCAATATCCCTTCCACTGATACGCCCCGTATCCAGGAAGCCCACATCACGGTAGGCCACATCATCTGCGAAATAGTGGAAAATAACCTCTTTGGCGAATGA
- a CDS encoding nucleotidyltransferase family protein yields MSMECIVLAGGLGTRLRSAVADKPKCMAPIGDKPFLYFLLQYLHQQGIRHVVLSLGYLSEQVIAWCRQTPLPLRVSFSVEQEPLGTGGGILHALPLLEGDQLFIVNGDTFFDVDLLAMVRFNRNNPSPLTLALKPMQQFDRYGSIVLSAGNKIEAFREKQYCDQGLINGGIYLTSAAFLQSLSLPVKFSFEQTVLEPQAARGNLNGYISDTYFIDIGIPEDYNKAIDHFSKI; encoded by the coding sequence ATGAGTATGGAATGTATCGTACTGGCCGGAGGCCTGGGCACGCGCCTGCGCAGCGCCGTAGCCGACAAGCCCAAATGCATGGCGCCCATCGGCGATAAACCTTTTCTGTACTTCCTGTTACAATACCTGCACCAGCAAGGCATCCGCCATGTGGTGCTGTCACTCGGCTACCTGTCTGAACAGGTGATCGCCTGGTGCCGGCAAACACCACTGCCGCTACGTGTATCCTTCAGCGTGGAACAGGAACCACTCGGCACCGGCGGCGGCATCCTGCATGCCCTGCCGCTGCTGGAAGGCGATCAGCTGTTCATCGTCAACGGTGATACCTTCTTCGACGTGGACCTGCTGGCAATGGTCCGGTTCAACCGCAACAACCCAAGCCCGCTCACGCTGGCACTGAAGCCCATGCAGCAGTTTGACCGCTACGGCAGTATTGTGCTCAGCGCCGGCAATAAAATCGAGGCGTTCCGGGAAAAACAATACTGCGACCAGGGCCTGATCAACGGCGGCATCTACCTGACCAGCGCCGCTTTCCTTCAAAGCCTGTCCCTGCCGGTGAAATTCTCTTTCGAACAAACAGTACTCGAACCACAGGCCGCCCGGGGTAACCTCAATGGCTATATCAGCGATACCTATTTTATCGACATCGGTATACCGGAAGACTATAACAAGGCGATCGATCATTTTTCCAAAATATAG